One window of the Nocardia huaxiensis genome contains the following:
- a CDS encoding PucR family transcriptional regulator gives MRLRSLLGMTDIGLELVTGEDELDRFVRWVVTTDMLDPSRYLSGGELVLTGMQWRRADGDSETFVAALARAKVAALAAGDALYGEPPADIVEACRKHRIPLFRVPEQIAFATVTEQVNRHLSTGRAADLAAILDRHRKLVSGGGLDSVLELIDRELGTRCWVVSSTGRIVAGPSELPPNGLRTAFLAARRLPHVVTLEGARYSLFAVDPDGTSRVADWFLVFESDHKDWSEERRLITGELAAVVSLERARLDDRQSAEGRLAQELIELIVSDAKPADIIARLELTGLGLSERYLAVAATADAGAVRPRELRALLREILYGASPAAGVVDGEAIALVPLGDDPHIDDRIHRAIEALTPGLQGSRLSVGISGGVDGEGLRGAVEEARYARRMAAERNQPTSVVRHDELATHMLLLASVPDEVRRMFRVRLLDPLINYDKDNRSDLVHTLETFLEVSGSWTKCAEMLHLHVNTLRYRIQRIEELTERDLSRLEDRVDFFLALALR, from the coding sequence ATGCGCCTGCGCTCTTTGCTCGGTATGACCGACATCGGCCTGGAGCTCGTCACCGGAGAAGACGAGCTCGACCGGTTCGTACGCTGGGTGGTCACCACGGACATGCTCGACCCCAGCCGCTACCTCTCGGGCGGCGAACTCGTGCTCACGGGCATGCAGTGGCGCCGGGCCGACGGGGACAGCGAAACCTTCGTGGCGGCGCTCGCACGGGCCAAGGTGGCCGCGCTGGCCGCCGGGGACGCGCTATACGGCGAACCGCCCGCCGATATCGTCGAGGCCTGTCGGAAACACCGAATCCCGCTGTTCCGGGTGCCCGAGCAGATCGCCTTCGCGACGGTTACCGAGCAGGTCAACCGGCATTTGTCGACCGGGCGGGCGGCGGATCTGGCGGCCATTCTGGATCGGCATCGCAAACTGGTGTCCGGGGGCGGACTGGATTCGGTGCTCGAGCTGATCGACCGGGAGCTCGGCACCCGATGTTGGGTGGTGTCCTCGACCGGGCGGATCGTGGCCGGGCCCTCGGAGCTTCCGCCCAACGGGTTGCGGACGGCCTTCCTGGCCGCACGACGGCTGCCGCACGTGGTCACCCTCGAGGGTGCCCGGTATTCGCTGTTCGCGGTCGATCCCGACGGCACCTCGCGGGTCGCGGACTGGTTCCTGGTGTTCGAGAGCGACCACAAGGACTGGTCCGAGGAACGCCGGCTCATCACCGGCGAACTCGCGGCAGTCGTCTCACTCGAGCGGGCGCGACTGGATGATCGGCAGAGCGCCGAGGGGCGGCTGGCGCAGGAACTCATCGAGCTGATCGTGTCCGACGCCAAGCCCGCCGACATCATCGCGCGGCTCGAACTCACCGGACTCGGCCTGTCCGAGCGGTATCTCGCGGTGGCCGCGACCGCCGACGCGGGGGCGGTGCGGCCGCGCGAACTGCGGGCGCTGCTGCGCGAAATCCTTTACGGCGCAAGCCCGGCCGCGGGCGTCGTGGACGGTGAGGCCATCGCGCTGGTGCCGCTCGGCGACGATCCGCACATCGACGATCGCATTCACCGCGCCATCGAAGCGCTCACGCCCGGCTTGCAGGGCAGCCGGCTGTCCGTGGGCATCAGCGGCGGCGTCGACGGCGAGGGCCTGCGCGGCGCGGTCGAGGAAGCCCGCTACGCGCGGCGTATGGCCGCCGAACGCAATCAGCCCACCAGCGTGGTACGCCACGACGAACTGGCCACACACATGCTGCTGCTGGCCAGCGTCCCCGACGAGGTGCGGCGCATGTTCCGGGTGCGGCTGCTGGATCCGCTGATCAACTACGACAAGGACAATCGCTCCGATCTGGTCCACACCCTGGAGACCTTCCTCGAGGTCTCCGGGTCATGGACCAAATGCGCGGAAATGCTGCACCTGCACGTGAACACACTGCGCTACCGGATCCAGCGCATCGAGGAACTCACCGAACGCGACCTGTCCCGGCTCGAAGATCGCGTCGACTTCTTCCTGGCGCTGGCGCTGCGCTGA
- a CDS encoding alpha/beta fold hydrolase, giving the protein MTTHVLSTADADITYDVHGPLPTADGRAPLFFIGQPMDASGFRALVAEFPDRTVITYDPRGLGRSVRKDGQVDSVPAEQAEDVHAVIEALGAGPVEMFASSGGAITSLALVAAHPDDVTTLVAHEPPLATVLPDAEAAARALAGFREAYRAKGFGAGMATFIATTSWQGEFTDAWFAQPAADPAMFGLPTEDDGTRDDPLLSERSAPVTDYRPDIAALRAAPTRIVIAAGEESAGTFCDRTSASLADLLGQQVTVFPSHHGGFVGEETGYPGQPEAFGKKLREVLDTAESR; this is encoded by the coding sequence ATGACGACTCACGTTCTCTCGACCGCCGACGCCGATATCACCTACGACGTGCACGGCCCGTTGCCCACCGCCGATGGCCGTGCTCCGCTGTTCTTCATCGGACAGCCCATGGACGCCAGTGGTTTTCGTGCCCTGGTGGCCGAGTTCCCGGATCGCACCGTGATCACCTATGACCCGCGCGGACTCGGTCGAAGCGTTCGCAAGGATGGGCAGGTGGACAGTGTTCCGGCCGAGCAGGCCGAGGATGTGCACGCGGTGATCGAGGCGCTCGGCGCGGGACCGGTGGAGATGTTCGCCAGCAGTGGCGGGGCGATCACCTCGCTGGCGTTGGTGGCTGCCCATCCGGACGATGTCACCACGCTGGTGGCGCACGAGCCGCCGCTGGCCACCGTGCTGCCCGATGCCGAGGCCGCCGCCCGTGCGCTGGCCGGATTCCGAGAGGCGTACCGGGCCAAGGGTTTCGGCGCGGGCATGGCGACGTTCATCGCCACCACCTCGTGGCAGGGCGAGTTCACCGACGCGTGGTTCGCGCAGCCCGCCGCCGACCCGGCCATGTTCGGCCTGCCGACGGAGGACGACGGCACCCGGGATGATCCGCTGCTGTCGGAGCGCTCCGCTCCGGTCACCGACTACCGCCCCGATATCGCCGCCCTGCGCGCCGCGCCGACCCGCATCGTGATCGCCGCCGGTGAGGAGTCCGCGGGCACCTTCTGCGATCGCACGTCGGCGAGTCTCGCGGACCTGCTCGGTCAGCAGGTGACGGTGTTCCCGAGCCACCATGGCGGCTTCGTGGGCGAGGAAACCGGCTATCCCGGCCAGCCCGAGGCTTTCGGCAAGAAGCTGCGCGAAGTTCTCGACACCGCCGAATCTCGGTGA
- a CDS encoding alpha/beta hydrolase, translated as MADTPAIVLVHGFWGGAAHWAKVIVELRRRGYGSLHAVENPLTSLAEDAERTRKMVRQIDGPVLLVGHAYGGAVITEAGDLPNVVGLVYIAAFAPEAGESPGQLSQRTPPAALPDLAPDSDGYLWIAQDRFRADFCQDLSEDEALVMAVTQKAPLATTFGDPVTAPAWRVKPTWYQVSTADRMIDPGTERWMAERMRPREIVELAASHASLASQPAAVADLIDTAVADLR; from the coding sequence ATGGCCGATACACCGGCAATCGTTCTGGTCCACGGGTTCTGGGGTGGGGCCGCCCACTGGGCGAAGGTCATCGTCGAATTGCGGCGGCGCGGCTACGGCTCGCTGCACGCGGTGGAGAATCCGCTCACCTCGCTCGCCGAGGATGCCGAGCGCACCCGGAAGATGGTGCGGCAGATCGACGGCCCGGTGCTGTTGGTCGGGCACGCCTACGGTGGCGCGGTCATCACCGAGGCCGGTGACCTGCCCAATGTGGTGGGGCTGGTCTATATCGCGGCCTTCGCGCCGGAGGCCGGGGAGAGCCCGGGGCAGCTCAGTCAGCGCACGCCACCGGCGGCGCTGCCCGATCTCGCACCCGACTCCGACGGGTACCTGTGGATCGCGCAGGACAGGTTCCGGGCGGATTTCTGTCAGGACCTGTCCGAGGACGAGGCGCTGGTCATGGCGGTCACCCAGAAGGCCCCGCTGGCGACCACGTTCGGTGACCCGGTCACCGCGCCCGCGTGGCGGGTGAAGCCCACCTGGTATCAGGTGTCGACGGCCGATCGCATGATCGATCCCGGCACCGAGCGCTGGATGGCCGAGCGGATGCGGCCGCGCGAGATCGTCGAGCTGGCGGCGAGCCATGCCTCCCTGGCCTCGCAGCCCGCGGCCGTCGCCGATCTCATCGATACCGCGGTGGCCGACCTGCGATGA
- the msrA gene encoding peptide-methionine (S)-S-oxide reductase MsrA — protein MTDTRTAILAGGCFWGMQDLIRRQPGVLSTRVGYTGGSNDNPDYRNHPGHAEAVEIVYDPRETDYRALLEFFFQIHDPSTVDRQGNDIGSSYRSAIFYLDDEQKRVALDTIADVDASGLWPGKVVTEVTPAATFWEAEPEHQDYLLRYPNGYTCHFPRPGWKLPKRPAAAE, from the coding sequence GTGACCGACACGCGTACAGCGATTCTTGCCGGTGGGTGTTTCTGGGGCATGCAGGACCTGATTCGCAGGCAGCCGGGTGTTTTGTCGACCCGGGTCGGCTACACCGGCGGCTCCAATGACAACCCCGACTACCGGAATCATCCGGGGCATGCGGAGGCCGTCGAGATCGTCTACGACCCGCGCGAGACCGATTACCGGGCGCTGCTGGAGTTCTTCTTCCAGATCCACGATCCGTCCACGGTGGATCGGCAGGGCAATGACATCGGCAGCAGCTATCGATCGGCCATCTTCTATCTCGACGACGAGCAGAAGCGGGTGGCGCTCGACACCATCGCCGATGTGGACGCGTCGGGACTGTGGCCGGGCAAGGTCGTCACCGAGGTGACCCCGGCCGCCACCTTCTGGGAGGCCGAGCCCGAGCATCAGGACTACCTGCTGCGCTACCCGAACGGCTACACCTGCCACTTCCCGCGGCCGGGCTGGAAGCTGCCCAAGCGGCCTGCCGCCGCCGAGTGA
- a CDS encoding LLM class flavin-dependent oxidoreductase: protein MNLRFGIQWAPTVTELPRLRAMAKEADREGLDLLGIQDHPYSGGLADTFAVIATILAETERLRVFPDVASLPLRGPAMLGKQAATLDLLSGGRFELALGAGAFWPAIGAMGGPVRSNPEALQALEEATAIIRAMWHPGTKAKVVGAHYTVKGVQSGPAPAHPVGIWFGSVGPRANALTGRIADGWAAPIPHYLPYEKWQATQDIISAAALDAGRNPTDIMRMAQLVGTITEAPGQVTLQGENPIRTDAAGWAAVLADLATETGFDTFVYWPESSDETQLRRWINDVIPATRALLA, encoded by the coding sequence GTGAATCTACGTTTCGGTATTCAGTGGGCGCCGACGGTGACCGAGCTGCCGCGGCTGCGCGCGATGGCCAAGGAGGCGGACCGGGAAGGGCTCGACCTGCTCGGCATTCAGGATCACCCGTACTCGGGCGGCCTCGCCGACACCTTCGCGGTGATCGCCACCATACTGGCGGAAACCGAACGGCTGCGGGTCTTTCCGGATGTGGCCAGCCTGCCGCTGCGCGGCCCCGCCATGCTCGGCAAGCAGGCCGCGACCCTGGATCTGCTCAGCGGCGGCCGATTCGAACTCGCCCTGGGCGCGGGCGCTTTCTGGCCCGCCATCGGCGCGATGGGCGGCCCCGTCCGCTCCAATCCCGAAGCGCTGCAAGCCCTCGAGGAAGCCACCGCCATCATCCGCGCCATGTGGCACCCCGGCACCAAGGCGAAAGTCGTAGGGGCCCACTACACCGTGAAGGGCGTCCAATCCGGCCCCGCCCCCGCCCACCCGGTCGGCATCTGGTTCGGCAGCGTCGGCCCCAGGGCCAACGCCCTCACCGGCCGCATAGCCGACGGCTGGGCCGCCCCCATCCCGCACTACCTGCCCTACGAGAAATGGCAAGCGACACAGGACATCATCTCCGCCGCCGCCCTCGACGCAGGCCGCAACCCCACCGACATCATGCGCATGGCCCAACTCGTCGGCACCATCACCGAAGCCCCCGGCCAGGTCACCCTCCAAGGTGAGAATCCCATCCGCACCGACGCCGCCGGCTGGGCCGCCGTCCTCGCCGACCTGGCCACCGAAACCGGCTTCGACACCTTCGTCTACTGGCCCGAATCCTCCGACGAAACCCAACTCCGTCGCTGGATCAACGACGTAATCCCCGCCACCCGAGCCCTCCTGGCCTGA